cacatcagaactatattatttggttttattccttgtgatggatgattaagggaatttggcctttgtgctcctcatatttataatcctgtgaaacaggaagtcatggctagacaatatcatactcctagtcattctagtgtgctaaataaatgcaaatattaatgggaatatacttcagagatattttactcattataatttctaaggatgccaataattgtgcccaacatgcatatgagaaaaacatttatttcataacgtaagtttccctccactttcaattgttttacttcaatgaaaggttagcattttgtgaattttttgattgtaagatcataaagataaacaaagcagatttattttcatagctgtctttgctcatatttaccaagggtgccaatattagagGAGGGCACTGTACTGGCTTTTGTTTATTATTCCCTCAATATTCCTGTAGTATATGTAGTAATTTATTTCACCTTATTCTCTCATGTTTTGCAGCTCGTCTTCCCATTCCTGTCATCACCAGATACTCTACATGTTCTTCATCATCAGAGTCCAAATGTGCCTTCTTGTGTTCAGTGTTGAATGTGAGtcatgtgactctctcctggtacaaaggaaacagtttattttccagcatcagtgtgtctgatctcaacAACAGTTTCTCTCTAaatctggaggtggaatatcaggataaaaacacctacagctgtgtgatcaacaatcccatcagcaaccagactcaACATCTAAACATTAGTGAATTCTGTCAGACATGTGCAGGTATATCAGTGGTCATATTAATATTCAAAGAAAACACaacatataaatgtgtttttttttctttcagttaagCTGTTGGTcagtttgtcataattttggCGCAGGTTCTCAATAAAACCTCGTTTTCTCTCCTCAGATTCTGTTCAGTGTTGCAGTTTCACTGAAGCTGTGATTCGATTGGTCATCTCTGCTGTGGTGGGCGTGGCTACTGTTATCATAGTGGTTTATGACATCAGATCCAGAAGAGCTGAACACAACTGGAGAACGTCACAGTCAGTCCCTGAATAATGAGCCATATGTTCTGGGCactttttataaagaatattgCTTTGGACATTTCGCTATTTCGAAGTTCATTCAAGTCTAAAGTGGCGTTTAATATTAAAGATTCTTCTTTGTTGAATCTGCTTGTTGTTCAGTCAGGACTAAACAGTCAGTTTGAAGTGATCGTGAAGAACTGAGGGTTGTTTGTTTGAATCCCAGTAGATTGTTGAGGGGTTTCATTTTACATGCTCAAATGCAAACTATATGTAAAGAACCTGTATCAGTgtgaaaatagaaataaaagaaTATGATTCTGGTTGTCTGAGTCTTGCACCGTATTACAGTACGGATATCTGAACTAACCTGGGGTGTGAATCTACATCTGTACATCCTCACaattttttgtgtctttttcaCAGTGGcgttaaaaacttaaaaaacttaGTTTTAAAAAGCGGGTGACACAGGAATGTGTGTTTGGGGGGTGCGGTTAATGTATTGACATTGAACTCATTTTTACCTTGATAGTTTTATTCTTGCATcactataataatatgtattattatccTCAAGATAACTAATGTCAAGGAAAAAATACATAGATACTTATTCATTATCTGCAGTCCTAAATAGTCTAGTGGTAGAATTTTTGTCAGGTGAATTAGGGGTTTTAGGTTCTAATCCAcccttgcatgttttttttccctgttattaaaatcaaatacgTTCTTCAGTGATCCTATATCAAGAAGAGGGACACATTTGTGTGTACTTTGGACATGTCCCACCTGTCCCACCTGTAAATTTCGCCTGTGCATTTTGATGTGtcctttcttcatttttttgtatttttagtttgtgtATGTCACAATGCGTGTTCTCAATAAGACGTGTTTCTGTCTTCAAACTGCTTCCACTGTTGCGGTTTCACTGATGCTATGATTCGATTGGTCATCTCTGCTTTGGTGGGCGTGGCTACTGTTGCCATAGTGGTTTATGACATCAGattcaaaaaaacaaaggaAGCTGAGAACATCACAGTCAGTCGCTGATGACCATGAATTAGTTGATCTTCTGAGTCATTTCTTGTCAAAAGTCCTGGAAATCACCTGGTCGAAAAAGAGCAAGAACCCCACTAGACGCTAATGTTGCAGTATGAATCAACTTTTGCTTGAGAATTtgtgtgatttctttttttcagatcaaGAATTTTGCTTTGCATATTTCACTTCTTTAAAGATGTCTGAAATCTAAAGCATGACATTGAAtattaaagatttttctttGTTGAAACTGCTTGTTGTTCAGTCAAGGCTGAACGGAGTCAGTTTGAACTGATCATCAGGAACTGAAAGTTGTTTGTTTAAATCACTGTAGATTGTTGAAGGGTTGTTGCAGATGCagacaaaaacagcaacaataaATGTGTCAAATTAAGTCACTTCCTTTTCTTGCATGAGCTCAGTATAGCCTATGTGAGTGTGTAGTTTATAGGTGAATTCACCTACTTATCATTTAGGAACCAAACAGAATTGAAATTTAGTATCCagatacacaaacaaacaaacaaacagtgatgATAGACCAAAAATTGACAGATGAAAAAATAAGTTGTGCTGGTATGGACTCACGTGACCAAAGTTTGAGGAACAGACATCAACTATTTATAAATGTGTGATGACTGGAGCAGAAGTTCTTATAGAAAAATTCCTTCATTACacattatttacagttttgaGATACTGAAACATCAGTAGATTTTATTTGTGATTAGACTTTGGTTTTGTGGAGTCAGATGATTTACATTAACTGTAATCTTGCtcttttggtgtttttgtttcagatacGGACGGAGTGAAGACAGTATCAGTGATagagggagattctgtcactctaCACACTGTTATTACTGATATACGCAAACATTACGTACTAGAGTGGTGGTCTGGACCTAAAGATACTCTTATAGTTAGAGTCATTCAGCGTAATGAGGATAAATATCATATTAGATATTATGAGAATGAGATATTCGGAGACAGACTACAGATGgacaatcaaactggatctTTGACCATCAAGAACagcagaaccacagactctggacgtTATCAGATATACAGTCCATTCAGAAGAGAATCATTTAATGTTAACGTCTACGGTGAGTAGCTGAAGTTAATGTTTCTTTCTCCACCACTTCTTAACAAGAAATCATTTGAAATCTCTTTTAGAAATACGCTAAAAGAATATTAATTAACAGCAGGCCATGGAAtactaaaaagaaatatattcatctcagaatatttatatagtatagacactgtaaaaaacaaaaaaacacaatttcttgagtcaacttaaaacaatttgttaccctgctgcctgtCACAATGTCGGTGTGTGCGGGGAATGATGAGGAGGAGCGAGGAGATCCAAAACatgtaaatttattaaataatccacaaggaacaggaacggacaggaaacagcagggaaccagcAAACACAAAGTAGGAGACGTGATAACTGAATGACAATACAGAATGACTTACAAGAACCGACGATCTAACAGTGGACAcaacaaacttaaatacacGGACTAATTTATCAGACAGGTGTTAGACGATTAGACAGTGACGTAATGAATTAGAAACGGAAACAGAAGACCAAATTTGGTTTTGTTGAGggaaaaacatacaaaacagtccaaagggTGTGACACTGCcctaacattttaagttcagtcaactcaaataagtttagtcaacttgaaatgttaagttgtactaagtgacaacttaggtatttgagttgaattaacaaaacaattgATTTGTTAAAGTTAAAAGCTGGTTGACTAAACTATTTTGAgtcgactgaacttaaaattttaaggcagtcgggaaacaaattattttaggttgaACAAGCAGTTTTTTACAGTGGAGTAAtttaaagacttatattgttttcCAGAATATTTCCAATCCTGTCAAAAGACTCTACATGTTCTTCATCTGTGTCCAAATGTGGCTTATTGTGTTCAGCGTTGAAAacatgtgactctctcctggtacaaaggaaacagtttattgtccagcatcagtgtgtctgatttcagcatcagtctctctctaaatctggaggtggaatatcaggataaaaacacctacagctgtgtagataaacaatcccatcagcaaccagaccaaACATCTCAACGTCACTGAACTTTGTCAGACATGTCCAGGTATATCAGTGGTGATATTAATAGATTTCAGTTATTAGTGAGTTCGTCATAATCTCTGTGCAGGTTCTCAATAAAACCTCTTTTTCTCTCCTCAGAATCTGTTCAGTGTTGCAGTTTCACTGAAGCTGTGATTCGATTGGTCATCTCTGCTGTGGTGGGCGTGGCTACTGTTATCATAGTGGTTTATGACATCAGATCCAGAAGAGCTGAACACAAGCGGAGAACAACACAGTCAGTCCCCAAATAATGTGTCATATGGTCTCACATTTGGGCACAAGATCAGGATTTCAGCACTCACAGAAAACCTGGAAATCTGAAGGTTGTTTGAATCTCAGTAGATTGTTGAAGGGTTTCCTGAGATAATTTCACACACTTAAATACTAACTTATTAACTACATGTAAAGAATCTGTATCCGTGtgataatgcaaaataaaagtgtatcaATGAATGAGTGGCACACACTTTTTAACAACTAAAAATTAAGTTCAGTCTGTGTGAAATGCAGTGGCAGCTGGTAAGTTTAAGTTCACCactgacaaaatgacaaaagagaGAACAAAACGCTGGATGTAAACACTATGGTGTTGAGATTACAGCTGATTTGTTCAGTCTGTTTCAGAGATGaaaaagtacccattactacTACCTGTTTTACCTGTGTCACTCTGGTAACTAGACTTCATttcatattgacacattaatacaaaataacgtataaataacaatacattttgtTAGCTAATGGATGTATCAATGCTGAACAACCACCATGTAGAACAGGATgggactgggacaaaatttcagaCCTCCCATACACCCACAAGAACTTCTGAAACCATGGACAACCCTATTTTTATATGGccatcaaatttttaaaaaagcttagGATGGGGccttgaaaaataattaaagtttctctcttgaactgcacctttacttccattttccttttcagtgtctttatttttcatgatATCTTTCTGCATCGCAGTTTGggtatgtttactttttttttttttttaacaaattatctTTTTTCATCAGTCATCTACTGTTATGAACagaacttaaataaatactatattttctaaattgcctaaatgtcaaaagtagtacaataataattacatcatgacaatatctttacagaaaatcCTAATGctgaacatgttattgcattatcatgagtcatatttttctcttaccaaaatggtttattacagtaaaagtatagtaatgttttttggcggattgattacaatctgttttaattttcaatcatagttttactacaaattttATGCTTAGACTATGgttattggttttattttttgtaagggTTGTGTTATCTGCCTTAGCTCCCTcaatatgtattataaaataatgttttataacatttgtttgctaaattactactgtaacgttacagtagataataatgTCCTTTTGCATACAGTATTTTTAGTGGtgaaaaaaaccaacaacaacaaaaaaaaacatggttactatattttactatagtaaagcatggttaattttggtaagagaaaaatatgactcatgataatgcaacaacatgttcagtattaggatttttctgtaaagatcTTGTCATAACAGTAAATGGCTAAAGGGAAAAgtgacaggtacaagaaaattagtgaaaagagcaaacacacaaagtgagatgcagagagaaatcatgaaaaatgaagagactgaaaaggaaaatgggTGTTAAAGAAAGAGCCTTTTTCTAATTTTGCACGACCCCAGCCcaaggttttaaacatttatttaaatgtgatggccatacaaaaaatagggttgtccatggtttcagaatttgttgtgtgtgtatgggatggcctggatgagtgtgagatttcctGGACTGAATTTTGTCCCAGTCATgccctgttctacatggtggTTTAGCCTCAATACATTCATTagttaacacattttaaatctaagttattttgtattaatgtgttaatatgacgtgaggtccagttaccagcatgacactaaaacaggcaGTAGTAATGCATACTTTTTACTTAAGCACATGTCTGAGCCCAaacttctttactttaacttaagtaaaaagtgtagtcagtacttctactgttaccagagtatttttaaacatgagtatctgtacttctacttgagtgaaggatgtgtttacttttgccatctctgtcAAACGGTGATCcacaaaatgcagattaaaactaaactaacgagtctggtttaaaaatataagaagtagaaagtacagatatttgtgtaaaaatgtaagaagtaaaagtaaaaagtaaaaagtagtcagaaaaataaatagtgaagtaaagtactgataccagaaaaatatacttaagttCAGTAACATTAGTATTTGTACTAATTTATACTGTccaaaccacagaaaaaaacgtGATAGAGTCAGTGACAGAGGGAGATTGGAGATTCTGTTACTCTACACACTGATGTTGTTGATACTGAGATGCCAAGAAGTTTTTTATATCAAATAGAATGGAGGTGGTTACAACCTGAACATACTCACATAGCTACAGTCTTTTGGCGTAATAGTGTGACGTatcatattacatattatgaTGAGAGATTCAGAGGCAGAGTACAGGTAGACagtcagactggatctctgaccatcagaaacatcagaaccacagactctggactttatcGAATGCAAAGTCCATTCACAAGAGAATCATTCACTGTTACTGTATATGGTGAGTAgttaaatttaatgtgtcctttctTCACAGTATTTTCACAACATACCGTTTGGAATCTcatatatattgcaatatattcaAAGGATATCAGCCGGCCACAGATATTATTGATACAgcattaaattaatgtatttttccaTCAATATTTCTACAgcatatagtatttattttaccttattattttatgttttccagCTCATCTTCCCATTCCTGTCATCACCAGATACTCTACATGTTATGGAAATATCaggatttcaggatttttttttcttattcattttttagACAATGATCAAACAAATCTTAAAATCTAAAGTGACGTTTAACATTAAAGATTCTTCTTTGTTGAATCTGCTTGTTGTTTAGTCAGGACCAAACAGTCAGTTTGAACTGCGACCTCCCACTTTAACGGAACCAACCAATCACAGCATGGAAATGCGCCAAATTGCAATCTACTCCTCATCGGAAAGGGATGAAGGatcccttccaaaagacactcaTTATTCTGAGTCTTAGTCCGGTAAGGGAGGAGACAGAAACAGATCACCttcgttctgagtctccggcctgCAAAGGTGAGACAAACGGTCTTTGTCAGTCACGTGGGTTTATTATGTGTGATGTCACCGAGGCGCCATTTTGAAGGTATCGTTGCATTGAGCAGTGAACTGAAAATATACAGAGTCGTAAAGTAAAGACTGTTTAAATCATCATACTGGAGAAACAGAAGCAAACCAAGCAGATATGGGACCGAGATAATCTCAGCAGAAGTTTTAGGAACCCTAACTtatataatttgtcattaacAATTAACACTGATCCATATTAACGTTACCTGACTGCAAAAAGTTGAGTGCTGCCGGTGTTCAACCTCGTTGGAAATATGACGTGTATAAAAACGTATATTATTTACGTACAAATACACTtatatgttctgtttttgtctacCATTGATTTGCACATTCCCTTATACCATTAATACCATTAAACTTTACCCTGTTTGTTCAACATTTTCCGTACTTGGCTGATAACAAGTACTGATAAGAagtcaatcaaaaacacatttatgaaaatgtcattatacATACTTCATTATAAATACAACACTGTGTTAAAAATcagcttaaaaatgcataacagaAGATGTGACAAGCATAATGAACATCAACATACTGCTAAGTGGACACAGTGCAAGTACTACAAAGAaagctgaataataataaaatgaaaataaataataataatttaataaataataaataattaataataatgtgatgatgatgatttgatgcttctgccaaacatttctgatgaccTATTCTACATGGATTCTTTTAAGTGCTAGATGAtctgtcaaataattaatagtttGTAGGTAGAACACATTCTGGCACACACTTTTACACTGAATGGTTTCTGTGTGAAAATCTCAAAGCAGTCAATCATCGCTATACTGTGTCCAAAGGACACCACAAACTAATGAGGGATAATTTTGTGCCTGTAACAGTTgtataaaacagtgtttgtgtAGGCAGATTCAATCTGAGGTGCATGAAGTTAAcagaagtatttaaaatgaagtgagAATTTCCCTTATGTCTGACACGAAAAGCAGTCCATTTTCTTCTGTGTACACGCAAGTTACATTCAGTTTGTGGCATCGAGTTGTGTCTTGAGAAGTCGACCATCtcctccagccttcagtgtgtAGCTGACCATCTCCTCCAGCCTGGTGGGTCATCATCTCAGCTGGctgcaatgtgtttttttcttacagtttagTCACACCAACCTAtatgaaatacataaaaataaaaacattaaaattaggTATTCAGTTAAGTATTTAGTTAAGAATTTAagtagtgaaataaaataaatctctacACCCATGCATAAAACGACTGCGTGACATTGCATGGTACGTGACGCGTTTCCGCTCCCTGGCTGTCTGTTTAGTGCTGCCCTGACACCACTAACCGGTTCATCGGTTTAAAAACCTGCTATTCATtcttaaggtattgttttcgttataatgtactgattcaaattagttaataataattattttatcactaagctgacatgctctcgcgtatgaacaggcagcatctgtgTTGGGGGGACGGCACCGGCGCAACCATCAAACATACATTTCAAAGGGATCCAGCCTCATGTTCCTGACCGCATcactgtctttactgggtgCTTTTAGGGGATTTTTGCATTTATCCACACTTGTCATTACGCCGTAtacctgcactacaccactgaatAGCATTGATAACCCAAAACAACATGTGGATACAACGTTAGGtacttaaaaaaagagaaaataagcaCAAACTAAAAAATCGCTTGCTTACCTTTATGAAAATGTCGAGGgcaaatatgatgattttgcGTATCGTCGCTGATATCCAGGCCATCCAATGCTTCTTGGTTATTTCCGGACAACAGGTGCAACACgagtctccatcctagagagacaaagcggactgaccaagttctgagtctctagcccagagaggcagaagacacagacatttgcaacaaggttaagctaCGGCGAGCAAACCTTCTTCgggtacttttgcttgcgtgttccaagctaaggaccttTAGCACCTACTTCAGGGCCACATCTGcatgttccagatcttaggaccgtttggtgctccaggagatcagcatcctacagcgcttcaCATTCAAGGCTGTCGAAATGGATTTCTGCTCCTTTCTCCGCTGTACGGccaccagcgcaaccagtggaagaagtcgccACAACCGGACTGTGCACTCAaccacagaaaatgtaaatatcacttccaaacgtcttccagagaccttggtATTGTTGTATGTTATCAGTACATAACATTTCAGtagatattatatagctgattgcggttgataacaaatcttacacgtatttgtttgatgcataataaggttcttcaccttatttgtttcagagtagcaacagtttatctttctagataacgtagctctgatatagcaacacccaacataatcacttgcattttatgcatcttatgcactttattcctttttcattcatggtattcatttagtagttgttgattactcttgtctatcttttgttaataaaatctattttattgcaacttgtgtcttccttgtgttgataatacagtataaggttctacaagttagagatcccaccaatctttcttatgtggCACGTGATCCAAAATTTATAacgtcagctgtgacatgagtacccatcactacaCTATTTCACCTCCCTAGATTGGTGAAAGCAAAATTCACTACATTAATTGGCGTCCCTGGGTTGGTGAAAGCAAAATTCACTACACTGGTATTTAAAGGGAttctattatgctcttttacaatgtcttggttttgttttgggtgtgtactagaacatgctttcatgcttggtggttcgaaacaCGCATTATTTtgaacataatttacattattacaatacatttttcccAGCCTGGTACAAATGGCtcaattagttccgggtttaattaaggcccgccttccgaaaaactaaatgtgttgtgattggttagctgtcccactgcgctgtaattggcgaacagcttagatggtgttttggtactgccacgccccttgtcaaaaaacaagttctgtgtacaactgttagcgcaaactagattaaagtgattcttaagttttaaatatggatatttttcttataaaaatgcatCGAATCGCACTTTATTGGAcctgttttggactgatgaacaaaaacatgccgttctaaagcttgggagtgccaggataaattttaatataattccgattgcattcatctgaaaaaaggaagtcatatacacctaggatgcttggagggtgagcaaataatacgctacagtagtgttgggtcctatcgtcaacCTGccagatcgccaatacatgatattatcgtgctaatttatttaattatttactattttttgtttcattgcccgaaaccagcataaggctaaaagcagcctaacattatcaaagaacatcatcactgatcagcctattctagtgcaagtttatgcattttaaaaaaacacttgtgttacaagtgaagctgtctacactgtatgatgaataaatctcttaccacacactgcacacgtctgtgacgtgttactgctctgaagcggccactttagtcaatgcttgtgtttgtaCCCGCCATGCtccatcgctaaagttaggctaatcccccacctcgtccctacccaccccctAACCATTCAAATTTCCATTTTGAGACCAGAAAGACTTGTATTTGGCTTATTCAGTAATCAAATGTTATACCTATCTATACAATACAGTGGAATATTGCAATAAGTACAGTATACCACCCGTATTAgtcaaacatattttattttatttatttatttatttattacaaattttttattataccCTCATTGGTGGCTGAgccccctaaaatgaaaattttagaATCTCCCCTGTTGAACATTATAacaatttgctttatttaccggcattatttataaatgtaataattttgttcTTATTTGTGTTTAACCTAAACTACAAGTAGCGTTAATGTAGACTTACATACCGGTAGCctatctaaatatgattttataattttatgctatattGACCTACAAGTGACCTGCGTGAGAGGAGTTTGCCATCAGAAAAGTCTCAAAAATACACTCAAATCTAAGGCAATTCACACACAAATGGCAATTTGCATATTCAGTTAATGATAAACATGAATTATAAgcattcaaacatttttgtacACAGGTGTGAATTGTTCTGCATTTGTTActtgatcagtctgtggcactgctgaggtggtatggaagtccaggtttctttgacagtggccttcagctcatctgcatttttttggtctcttgtttctcattttcctcttgacaataccccatagattctctatgaggttcaggtctggtgagtttgctggccagtcaagcacaccaacaccatggtcatttaacttttggtgcttttggcagtgtgggcaggtgccaaatcctgctggaaaaaatgaaatcagcatcttt
The sequence above is a segment of the Labeo rohita strain BAU-BD-2019 unplaced genomic scaffold, IGBB_LRoh.1.0 scaffold_284, whole genome shotgun sequence genome. Coding sequences within it:
- the LOC127160055 gene encoding CD48 antigen-like translates to MFHTFIFFCLWHLIDGVKIVSVTEGDSVTLHTDVTVTEIPRRFMRYIEWMWLGPKNTRIVLLRDEETYHIVDYVNEIFGDRLQINNQTGSLTIRNIRTTDSGLYQLISRFSRKEELYNVTVYARLPIPVITRYSTCSSSSESKCAFLCSVLNVSHVTLSWYKGNSLFSSISVSDLNNSFSLNLEVEYQDKNTYSCVINNPISNQTQHLNISEFCQTCADSVQCCSFTEAVIRLVISAVVGVATVIIVVYDIRSRRAEHNWRTSQSVPE